Genomic DNA from Phyllostomus discolor isolate MPI-MPIP mPhyDis1 chromosome 12, mPhyDis1.pri.v3, whole genome shotgun sequence:
GCCGTGGTCGCCCGAGGCTCCAGGTTCTAGCCCTACCCCGAGGCTGCGGACCCGCCCGGCCCCCAGCTCGGGAGGAGCCAGTGGGTACTTGGAGCGGTTTGCATTTCTGCTAAGGTTTAATCAGCGCGAGTCGGTCCGCACTGGTTGAAACCAGGTCGGGGCCAGAGAGCAAGGCTGACCTCGGGGCGGGGTCAGTGTCCCACACCTTCCAGGAAACGTGTGGCTGCACCGTGGGGTCCGATGGGCGCTTTCTCGGCGGGTACAGTCGGTTCCTCTACGACGGCACCGAATACATCTCCCTGAACGAGGACCTGCGCTCCTGGACCGCGGAGGACACAGCAACCCAGGTCACCTGGCGTGAGGTGGTGCAGGTCCCTGATGCAGAGAGCAGAAGGGCTTACCTGGAGGGCGAGTGCGTGCACCAGCTCCACCTGTacctggagaaggggaaggagacctTGCTCCGAGCAGGTACCAGGACATGGACCTCCCCGAGGAGGGGATCTGTGGGCTGGGGCTGTTTCCcacaaggagaggaggggaatgggGCAGTGACAGAATGTCCCTCCTGCTCGGGAGAGGAAAGAGTTCCCCAGGTTTCCTTATTCTGTGGCTCACCCACAGGCCCAGCTTTCTCTACAGGACAGTAAGAGGCCCACCCTCTCCCTGAAACACCCCACAGCGgttccctcacaccctgcagcacctggtgcaCCAGGACGCTGGCCCAGCTTCTCAGGCTGAGACCCTCTCTGCAGGCCTGACTCCTGCTTTTCTGAGTCATCAGCCTCCTCCTGAGTCTGTGTCTACACACAGAGACCTGGACACTCCTACCCTAGTTCTCACCTTCATTCTAGAACTTTCCAAGAAATAGGAGATTATCCCATGTGCCTCTATCCAGGCGTTGTTTTCCCTTCTCCCACACCAACTGTCCTGTCCACTCTCAGGGTGGTCACATGAGCACTGCTAGATTGCAAAGTTCCTGaattttctcaccctcccctcagaccctccaaagacacaagtgacccaccaccccatctctgaccatgaggtcaccctgaagtgctgggccctgggcttctaccctgtggacatcaccctgacctggcagcgtgaaggggaggacctgacccaggacatggagcttgtggagaccaggcctgcGGGGGATGGgaccttccagaagtgggcagctgtggccgtgccccctggagaggagcagagatacacatgccatgtgcagcaccaggggctgcctgagcccctgaccctgagatggggtgaggagggggtgtgggcacagagcctctcctcagggtgtccctgagcagggtcaggactcaggcctgaggTTGGCCTCTCAActtcccctcccagagccccctcctcagaccaccatcaccatcattgtGAGCATtgctgctgccctgggtctccttggagctgtggtcactggagctgttctgtggaggaggaagtgctcaggtgggcaaggggtggggctgagtttCCTGTCCCCCTGGGGGTCAAGCCCAGGTGGAAGTGTGCTCTGCCATGTTAATGGACATTGTAGCCCCACACGGGTGCTTGTCCATCTGGGGCCTATTTCCTAACACTGACTCTTTAGTGAGGCCCCTGGGAAAGTGAGGGACACATTTATCACCTTATGGTTCTAGTGATGGGGACTGATTCCCAGGTGTCACAGGTCAGAAGGAAGGTCACTGTTCAGGACAGATGTCCAGAAGGCCAGTTGGTACAGTCCCCACACATGTACTGTCCCTGTATTTCGTAATCCTAACTTGGGTTTTTAGTCACAGTACCTGGAAATGCCCCTGCACTTCAGGAGTGTGGGGCTCTTTTAGGGTCCCAGAATCCAGCCTTCCCCCAACTTCCCACAGAccattttcttcccacaggcagaggcaggaagaacTACGCTCATTCTTCCTGTAAGTCTGGGTGTTGTGGAGGTGATGACTGGGACCCTTGGGAGAGTGTGGGCTGGAGTCTGTGAGGGGGGCTCCCCCACCCTGTAACTCTGCTGTTGTGTCTTCCCCAGGCAGCgacagtgcccagggctctgatgtgtctctcacagctCCTAATGGTGAGACACTGAGGGCAGGAATTGGGGGGATTGGGGC
This window encodes:
- the LOC114510746 gene encoding patr class I histocompatibility antigen, A-2 alpha chain-like isoform X2, encoding MTLPQFSLPLGVGTPEQPISVTVVSGLKSSQTTRTHSSQTFMVSIMRLRLLLLLLSGALALTETWAGPHTMSILNITTSGPGRGKNRYIGVIYVDDTEVQGFDTDAPNPRLEPRVPWMKDPWVEQEMPGYWKERTGVCTHYAQISEGKLNTVRGHFNQSEDVSHTFQETCGCTVGSDGRFLGGYSRFLYDGTEYISLNEDLRSWTAEDTATQVTWREVVQVPDAESRRAYLEGECVHQLHLYLEKGKETLLRADPPKTQVTHHPISDHEVTLKCWALGFYPVDITLTWQREGEDLTQDMELVETRPAGDGTFQKWAAVAVPPGEEQRYTCHVQHQGLPEPLTLRWEPPPQTTITIIVSIAAALGLLGAVVTGAVLWRRKCSGRGRKNYAHSSCSDSAQGSDVSLTAPNA
- the LOC114510746 gene encoding HLA class I histocompatibility antigen, alpha chain G-like isoform X1 gives rise to the protein MTLPQFSLPLGVGTPEQPISVTVVSGLKSSQTTRTHSSQTFMVSIMRLRLLLLLLSGALALTETWAGPHTMSILNITTSGPGRGKNRYIGVIYVDDTEVQGFDTDAPNPRLEPRVPWMKDPWVEQEMPGYWKERTGVCTHYAQISEGKLNTVRGHFNQSEDVSHTFQETCGCTVGSDGRFLGGYSRFLYDGTEYISLNEDLRSWTAEDTATQVTWREVVQVPDAESRRAYLEGECVHQLHLYLEKGKETLLRADPPKTQVTHHPISDHEVTLKCWALGFYPVDITLTWQREGEDLTQDMELVETRPAGDGTFQKWAAVAVPPGEEQRYTCHVQHQGLPEPLTLRWEPPPQTTITIIVSIAAALGLLGAVVTGAVLWRRKCSGGQGVGLSFLSPWGSSPGGSVLCHVNGHCSPTRVLVHLGPIS